A genomic segment from Gracilimonas sediminicola encodes:
- a CDS encoding CopG family transcriptional regulator: MIRTQIYLTKKEKEAIEQLSGERKTTQSNIIREAIDEYVAKKKMESGKERKSIMDYAGIWKHKKDIPRVDVLREDWEERVKRLDADKDDR; the protein is encoded by the coding sequence ATGATTCGAACACAAATATATCTTACCAAAAAAGAAAAAGAGGCTATCGAACAGCTTTCCGGTGAGCGCAAAACAACTCAGAGTAATATTATCCGGGAAGCCATTGATGAGTATGTAGCTAAAAAGAAAATGGAATCCGGAAAAGAGAGAAAGTCGATCATGGATTATGCCGGTATTTGGAAACACAAGAAAGATATTCCCCGGGTTGATGTACTCAGAGAAGACTGGGAAGAGCGAGTAAAACGCTTAGATGCAGACAAAGATGATCGTTGA
- a CDS encoding endonuclease domain-containing protein, protein MKKRIPIIPYREDLIAKARWLRKNSTPGEIEIWKAIKNKKLLGYKFRRQRPIHRFIVDFYCRELRLAIEIDGRSHDYKIEYDKQRQEIIEQLGVSFLRFSESDAKHYTESVVMEIERWILEHK, encoded by the coding sequence ATGAAAAAGAGAATACCAATCATTCCATACAGGGAAGATCTTATAGCCAAAGCTCGCTGGCTTCGAAAAAACTCGACTCCAGGCGAAATCGAAATCTGGAAAGCAATTAAGAATAAGAAACTGCTCGGTTATAAATTCCGGAGGCAGCGTCCAATCCATCGTTTCATCGTTGATTTCTATTGCCGTGAACTCAGGTTAGCGATAGAGATTGATGGAAGAAGTCATGACTATAAAATTGAATATGATAAACAACGACAGGAAATAATTGAGCAATTGGGAGTCAGTTTTCTGCGGTTTAGTGAATCTGATGCTAAGCATTATACGGAGTCGGTAGTGATGGAAATTGAGAGGTGGATACTGGAGCATAAGTGA
- the hslO gene encoding Hsp33 family molecular chaperone HslO has product MNIEEFNFKDRLIKGITTDGHFKISVVKTTEVVKTARDNHQLSLLNTVILGRALTATMLLASELKGEERIRMRMDGDGPIGFIVAEANSVGEIRGYVKNPVAELDYSNPETELGDGIGLGIMTFSKVLYNEAEPKTSTIELIKGDVNSDVAHYLAQSEQIPSALLTDVGIDEDGNVTEAGGLMIQRLPGAPDGQIDMLQERLGSFPPIDELLADDQYIDEIMNKAVSPLKAKELNRQPVDFFCRCSRKRFLNALAMLNFEDLKEMDGEGQEMVCQYCNNREFISKEEIEKIVMDAQAKMN; this is encoded by the coding sequence ATGAACATCGAAGAATTTAATTTCAAAGACCGCCTTATCAAGGGAATCACAACGGACGGTCATTTTAAAATATCTGTCGTAAAAACCACTGAAGTCGTAAAAACGGCACGAGATAATCACCAGCTTTCATTATTAAATACCGTCATCTTAGGGAGAGCGCTAACAGCTACCATGCTCCTGGCCTCTGAACTTAAAGGGGAAGAGCGCATCCGAATGCGTATGGATGGGGACGGCCCGATTGGGTTCATAGTTGCTGAAGCAAATTCAGTGGGCGAGATCCGTGGGTACGTTAAAAATCCGGTCGCCGAACTGGATTACTCCAATCCTGAAACAGAACTTGGAGATGGCATCGGCTTAGGCATCATGACTTTTTCAAAGGTGCTTTACAACGAAGCCGAACCTAAAACCAGTACCATTGAGCTCATCAAAGGAGATGTGAATAGTGATGTAGCTCATTACCTGGCGCAGTCGGAGCAAATTCCTTCCGCACTGCTTACTGATGTGGGCATTGATGAAGATGGTAACGTTACCGAAGCAGGCGGACTGATGATACAGCGACTGCCCGGCGCCCCTGATGGTCAAATTGATATGCTGCAGGAGCGATTGGGTTCATTCCCGCCCATCGATGAACTATTGGCTGATGATCAGTATATCGATGAAATCATGAATAAGGCTGTATCACCGCTGAAAGCAAAAGAGCTGAACCGCCAGCCGGTGGACTTTTTCTGTCGCTGTTCACGCAAGCGTTTTTTGAATGCACTGGCTATGCTCAACTTCGAAGACCTGAAAGAAATGGACGGGGAAGGGCAGGAAATGGTTTGCCAGTATTGCAACAATAGAGAGTTTATTTCGAAAGAAGAGATCGAGAAAATTGTGATGGATGCTCAGGCTAAAATGAACTAA
- a CDS encoding Glu/Leu/Phe/Val family dehydrogenase yields MIDAPVKNSKKLTEENPNFSLFNQLANYEHEQVVICSDPEVGLKAIIAIHNTTLGPALGGTRMWNYESEEAAIKDVLRLSRGMSYKAAISGLNLGGGKAVIIGDPHTEKTEALFRSFGRFVDGLGGRYITAEDVGMTEREMEWIYSETKYVTGIPKALGGSGNPSPVTAYGVYMGVKACAQKAYGSDSLEGKKIALQGAGNVASFFARHAAKEGAKLYICDIYEDKAKELAEEVGGELVDPDDIYGLDVDIYTPCALGGVINDDTMDQFKCDIIAGGANNVLDDEDKHGQQLLDKGIIYAPDYVINAGGLINIASELEGYNEDRALQNAGNIYNTITDILNYSEDHGIPAHVASNDLAEKRIKTIGHIKNKYSSKANVSGRLGEVYKRFID; encoded by the coding sequence ATGATTGACGCACCTGTTAAAAACTCCAAGAAATTGACTGAAGAAAACCCGAATTTTTCCCTTTTTAATCAGCTTGCCAACTACGAACATGAGCAGGTGGTCATTTGCTCTGACCCTGAAGTTGGGCTGAAGGCTATCATCGCTATCCACAATACCACGCTGGGCCCGGCTTTGGGCGGAACCCGTATGTGGAATTATGAATCCGAAGAAGCCGCCATCAAAGATGTGCTGCGCCTTTCGCGCGGGATGTCCTATAAAGCGGCTATTTCCGGACTGAACCTGGGTGGTGGAAAAGCTGTGATCATCGGCGACCCTCATACCGAGAAAACCGAAGCTTTATTCCGCTCTTTTGGCCGGTTCGTGGATGGACTTGGCGGACGGTACATCACTGCAGAAGACGTGGGAATGACTGAGCGCGAAATGGAATGGATTTATTCTGAAACGAAATATGTAACCGGCATCCCTAAAGCACTGGGCGGAAGTGGAAACCCATCTCCGGTAACAGCTTATGGAGTGTATATGGGAGTTAAAGCCTGTGCTCAAAAAGCTTATGGAAGCGACTCACTCGAGGGCAAGAAGATTGCCTTACAGGGAGCCGGAAATGTAGCTTCCTTTTTTGCACGTCACGCAGCTAAAGAAGGAGCCAAGCTCTACATCTGCGATATTTACGAAGACAAAGCTAAAGAACTTGCTGAGGAAGTGGGGGGTGAACTTGTTGACCCTGATGACATTTATGGGTTGGATGTGGACATCTATACCCCTTGTGCTTTAGGCGGTGTGATCAATGACGACACCATGGATCAGTTTAAGTGTGATATCATTGCCGGAGGAGCTAATAACGTGTTGGATGATGAAGACAAGCACGGCCAGCAGCTGCTCGACAAAGGCATTATCTACGCTCCTGATTACGTGATTAATGCGGGTGGACTCATCAATATTGCCAGCGAACTGGAAGGGTACAACGAAGACCGCGCTCTCCAAAATGCCGGTAATATCTATAACACGATCACCGACATCCTGAATTACTCGGAAGACCATGGGATTCCTGCTCATGTAGCTTCCAATGATCTGGCTGAAAAGCGTATCAAAACCATAGGGCATATCAAGAATAAATATTCATCCAAGGCCAATGTATCCGGAAGGCTGGGTGAAGTTTACAAGCGCTTTATCGATTGA
- a CDS encoding NAD(P)H-dependent glycerol-3-phosphate dehydrogenase yields MSKRNVTIVGAGSFGTALALVLDTAGNNVQMWAREENIANQINEKHINPSYLNDIDLPEGIKAYNDLEQCLKSQDMVVFATPSHTLRELAGKLKPCLDGHEILVTVAKGIENDTFKTMSQILVEVMEGTTYEDNIGVLYGPSHAEEVGKLKPTTVVAAAYSTRTARIIQETFLTPMFRVYINNDVIGVEIGGSVKNIMAIAAGIVDGAELGDNAKAALITRGLHEMKRMGLMMGAHSDTFSGLTGMGDLIVTCTSTHSRNRSVGFRIGKGEKLDDIIDSMNMVAEGVKTTKSVRDWAIKNNVEMPITHAIYSVLFENVDPRDALYELMTRDPKDEIVM; encoded by the coding sequence ATGAGTAAACGAAATGTTACTATAGTTGGAGCGGGAAGTTTTGGAACGGCCCTCGCCCTTGTGTTGGACACGGCCGGGAATAACGTTCAAATGTGGGCCCGCGAGGAAAACATCGCCAACCAGATTAATGAAAAGCACATTAATCCTTCTTACCTGAATGATATTGACCTGCCGGAAGGGATAAAAGCATACAACGATTTAGAACAGTGCCTGAAATCTCAGGATATGGTCGTTTTTGCAACGCCTTCACACACCTTAAGAGAATTAGCCGGAAAACTGAAGCCCTGCCTCGACGGGCATGAAATTTTGGTTACCGTAGCTAAAGGGATTGAAAACGACACCTTCAAAACCATGTCGCAGATACTGGTGGAGGTGATGGAGGGAACTACCTACGAGGATAACATCGGCGTGCTGTATGGACCGAGCCATGCTGAAGAAGTGGGTAAGCTGAAGCCAACCACCGTGGTGGCAGCCGCCTATTCAACCCGCACGGCACGGATTATACAGGAGACATTTCTCACCCCAATGTTCCGGGTGTATATCAATAATGATGTGATAGGCGTGGAAATTGGCGGTTCGGTAAAAAACATTATGGCGATTGCTGCCGGAATTGTGGACGGAGCCGAATTGGGAGACAATGCCAAGGCCGCACTCATCACTCGCGGACTCCATGAAATGAAACGTATGGGACTCATGATGGGAGCTCATTCCGATACCTTCTCCGGGTTAACCGGTATGGGAGACCTGATCGTTACCTGCACAAGTACTCACAGCCGGAACCGTTCGGTAGGATTTCGCATTGGTAAAGGTGAAAAGCTGGACGATATTATCGACAGTATGAATATGGTAGCTGAAGGTGTGAAAACAACAAAATCGGTGAGGGACTGGGCCATCAAGAATAATGTTGAGATGCCTATAACTCACGCCATCTACAGCGTTTTATTTGAGAATGTTGACCCGCGGGATGCGTTGTATGAACTCATGACCCGCGACCCTAAAGATGAAATCGTGATGTAG
- a CDS encoding NAD(P)/FAD-dependent oxidoreductase, giving the protein MGKNVVIVGGGFVGISVAKKLAGTSFNVTIVDKTNHHLFQPLLYQVATAALSPGDIAMPIRAIFSKQNNVQVILGEVTEVDKTSNRIHLKNGSSLPFHYLILAPGAQYNYFGNEDWEQHAPGLKSLSDALEIRERILLSLEKAEQIIDPEKRKPFLTYVVIGGGPTGVEMAGSIAEIAKRSMMRDFRNIKPDETKIYLVEAANGILNGFDEPLPEKGLQTLENMGVEVMLNTPVQEVQKDGVKVDGQFIETPNIIWGAGVKASPLIQNIGVDTDRIGRAKVEQDLSIAGSPNIFVAGDAAHVKDDKGKPLPGLAPVALQQGKYLGNLIKMNSSTRTPFRYVDKGTMATIGRAKAVADIRGFKFSGFFAWLLWGLIHIFFLIGFRNRFRVFAEWTWHYITFKRGVRLIAKKDDIP; this is encoded by the coding sequence ATGGGTAAAAACGTAGTAATAGTAGGCGGGGGCTTTGTCGGTATTTCGGTTGCTAAAAAACTGGCAGGCACTTCATTCAATGTCACCATTGTTGACAAGACTAATCACCATCTGTTTCAGCCTCTGCTCTATCAGGTTGCTACGGCGGCTCTTTCTCCTGGAGATATTGCCATGCCCATTCGGGCTATTTTCAGCAAGCAAAATAATGTACAGGTCATTCTGGGTGAAGTAACCGAGGTTGATAAAACCAGCAATCGTATTCATCTGAAAAACGGATCCAGCCTCCCTTTTCATTACCTGATTTTAGCTCCCGGTGCACAGTACAACTACTTCGGTAATGAAGACTGGGAACAACACGCTCCGGGCTTAAAATCTCTTTCTGATGCCCTTGAAATCCGGGAACGCATTCTGCTCTCGCTCGAAAAAGCCGAACAAATTATTGACCCTGAAAAGAGAAAACCTTTTTTGACCTACGTGGTTATTGGTGGCGGACCAACCGGAGTGGAAATGGCGGGGTCCATAGCTGAAATTGCCAAGCGCAGTATGATGAGGGACTTTCGAAATATTAAACCTGACGAAACCAAGATATATCTGGTAGAGGCTGCGAATGGTATCTTGAATGGTTTTGATGAACCGCTCCCGGAAAAGGGCCTGCAAACCCTGGAGAATATGGGAGTGGAAGTGATGCTGAATACTCCCGTACAAGAAGTGCAAAAAGATGGCGTAAAAGTGGACGGGCAGTTTATTGAAACTCCGAATATCATTTGGGGAGCCGGGGTAAAAGCATCACCTCTTATTCAGAATATCGGCGTTGATACAGACCGGATCGGAAGGGCAAAGGTAGAGCAGGATCTTTCCATTGCCGGATCTCCAAATATATTTGTAGCCGGTGATGCAGCTCATGTTAAAGACGACAAAGGAAAGCCGCTTCCCGGCCTGGCACCCGTAGCCCTTCAGCAGGGCAAGTATTTGGGAAATTTGATTAAAATGAATTCTTCCACCCGAACTCCATTTCGCTATGTGGATAAAGGGACCATGGCAACCATTGGTCGTGCCAAGGCTGTGGCGGATATACGTGGGTTTAAATTCAGCGGCTTCTTTGCATGGCTGCTGTGGGGGCTCATCCACATTTTTTTTCTCATTGGTTTCCGAAACCGATTCAGAGTGTTTGCTGAGTGGACTTGGCACTACATCACCTTTAAACGCGGTGTGCGCCTGATTGCCAAAAAAGACGACATTCCCTGA
- a CDS encoding amino acid permease: MADLKRELGFWDALTIGAGTMIGAGIFLLAGIALEMSGPAAIFAYLSAGLVCMITASSAAELATGMPKSGGDYFFVSRSLGPAFGAISGVGIWLSLTFAIAFYLYGLGEYMSQFLPLSAFWGAVIGGVLLTILNVIGAKESGRTQVVVVLILFVILGGFSILGLFHIEADYYDPFMPFGFDSISATTALVFVSFLGFVKIAAVAEEIKNPSKNLPRALIGSVALVTLLYVIIVLVIGGMFPQSTIADVRDPLTTAARTILGNPGAIAIIVAGLLATLSSANASIMASSRINLAMARDRMVPNWLSAIHNKLLTPYRAIVLTGILALLFLLLDSLENLAKIASVLQLYSYAALNIGCVVLRVSNPDWYKPTYRTPGSPWLQVFAAIGCLSIIISSGTFAQVAVVVLIVVSLAWYMIWGRSRVEFEHAVPQFKQNWKEKGIKVLLEAPERHDSEFEEWAPAIRALDIKQGRKVITALANPIHEQALLKVSQLIATGKEEGGSVTGLNMLKVPFQTPISTVERMIQQQEPVRESIQKISEASRVENLDYRNKEVLASTTFDSASAASHDIFKGLINETENREADMLVMGWQGGFSLGRIYNTPIQPIIKNLKADLAVLKDRELEHIESVVVPWGGGLHARLGMEIGIRIAQAIDAELRVLRLVKPGIDIEEEEQELRERVNPLLEGFDKVVFTIKESTDVTGGILEELEEHQDDLIIIGASHEWGIRNVLFGTIPDIIADRAPCSVLMVRRYVTEDWKLKATEGIKRVKEQLGMTSSPENSN, encoded by the coding sequence ATGGCAGATTTAAAACGTGAGCTCGGATTTTGGGACGCCTTAACCATCGGAGCTGGTACCATGATAGGCGCAGGTATTTTCTTATTGGCAGGAATCGCTTTGGAAATGTCCGGCCCGGCCGCAATTTTCGCTTACTTATCAGCAGGTTTGGTTTGTATGATTACGGCTTCCAGCGCTGCCGAACTCGCCACCGGAATGCCTAAATCGGGCGGCGATTATTTTTTCGTTTCCCGTTCTTTAGGCCCGGCTTTCGGAGCTATATCAGGTGTGGGAATATGGTTGAGCCTTACTTTTGCCATTGCCTTTTACCTGTATGGACTGGGAGAGTATATGTCTCAGTTCTTACCACTTTCCGCTTTTTGGGGAGCCGTAATTGGTGGTGTTTTACTTACCATATTGAATGTGATAGGCGCTAAGGAATCCGGCCGTACACAGGTGGTTGTGGTTCTCATCCTGTTTGTAATACTGGGTGGTTTCAGCATTCTCGGGCTGTTTCATATCGAGGCTGACTACTACGACCCGTTCATGCCCTTCGGTTTTGATTCCATTTCTGCAACCACCGCTCTTGTCTTCGTTTCCTTTTTAGGTTTTGTGAAGATTGCAGCCGTAGCCGAGGAAATCAAAAACCCCTCCAAAAACCTGCCCCGTGCCTTAATCGGATCTGTGGCGCTGGTTACTCTTTTGTATGTAATCATTGTGTTGGTGATTGGCGGGATGTTTCCTCAATCCACCATCGCCGATGTTCGTGATCCCCTTACCACTGCTGCGCGTACCATCCTCGGCAATCCCGGAGCCATCGCTATTATCGTTGCGGGACTGTTAGCTACCTTATCTTCGGCCAATGCAAGTATCATGGCTTCATCGCGGATAAACCTTGCCATGGCGCGCGACCGTATGGTGCCTAACTGGCTGAGCGCTATCCACAACAAACTATTGACTCCATACCGGGCTATTGTGCTTACAGGCATTTTGGCGCTGCTGTTCCTGCTACTCGACAGCCTTGAAAACCTGGCTAAAATTGCCAGTGTACTTCAACTTTACAGCTATGCGGCCCTCAATATTGGCTGTGTGGTACTTAGGGTTTCCAACCCGGATTGGTACAAACCCACTTATCGTACACCCGGCTCCCCCTGGTTGCAGGTTTTTGCTGCCATCGGCTGTTTATCCATTATCATTTCTTCAGGTACTTTTGCGCAGGTTGCTGTAGTTGTACTTATTGTGGTGAGCCTGGCCTGGTACATGATTTGGGGACGCTCTCGCGTTGAGTTCGAACATGCGGTTCCTCAATTCAAACAAAACTGGAAAGAGAAAGGAATTAAAGTCCTTCTCGAAGCTCCGGAACGTCACGATTCTGAATTTGAGGAATGGGCGCCGGCTATTCGTGCACTTGATATCAAACAAGGTCGCAAAGTTATTACAGCGCTGGCAAATCCCATTCACGAGCAGGCTTTACTAAAAGTCTCTCAACTCATCGCCACCGGTAAAGAAGAGGGTGGTTCTGTGACGGGATTAAACATGCTCAAGGTTCCTTTTCAAACCCCGATTTCAACTGTTGAACGAATGATTCAGCAGCAGGAACCGGTTCGGGAAAGTATCCAGAAAATAAGTGAAGCCTCCAGAGTTGAAAACCTCGATTACCGAAATAAGGAAGTACTTGCCTCCACTACCTTTGATTCTGCTTCGGCTGCTTCTCACGATATATTTAAAGGACTGATCAACGAAACGGAAAACCGGGAAGCCGACATGCTGGTTATGGGTTGGCAGGGTGGATTTAGTCTTGGTCGGATTTACAACACCCCTATTCAACCCATCATTAAAAACCTGAAGGCTGATCTCGCGGTGCTGAAGGATCGTGAACTTGAGCATATTGAATCTGTAGTTGTTCCCTGGGGCGGTGGATTGCATGCCCGCCTTGGAATGGAAATAGGTATCCGAATTGCCCAAGCCATTGATGCTGAACTTCGGGTGCTTCGACTTGTTAAGCCGGGCATCGATATTGAGGAAGAAGAACAGGAACTCCGGGAACGTGTGAATCCACTGCTGGAGGGTTTTGATAAAGTGGTATTCACCATTAAAGAGTCCACGGATGTTACCGGTGGTATTCTGGAAGAGCTGGAAGAACATCAGGATGACCTGATTATCATCGGCGCCTCTCATGAGTGGGGTATTCGAAATGTATTGTTTGGAACTATTCCTGACATCATTGCTGACCGAGCCCCATGTTCAGTATTAATGGTGCGTCGCTACGTTACAGAAGACTGGAAGCTGAAAGCAACAGAAGGCATCAAGCGGGTGAAAGAGCAATTGGGAATGACATCCTCGCCGGAAAATAGTAATTAG
- a CDS encoding AlbA family DNA-binding domain-containing protein — protein sequence MEDELEFYLQYTDSVQVSKLTPGDLKSLIQTGESSFLEFKHSVASPEKIAREIAAFANTKGGTILIGVEDNGEMIGVEGYHEEEFWLNQAASEECIPEVPISIELVNLGERDVLIVKVPEAEEKPVYVKGKKVRQVYVRLEDESVVASDEYIEVLKQNYSEEGFTFEYGEKEQQLFRFLNEYGDITVKRFSLLISVTTYRAAKILVNLVSAGVLDLFEKDGVTHYTFSKKSS from the coding sequence ATGGAAGACGAACTCGAGTTTTACTTACAGTACACCGACAGCGTTCAGGTTTCGAAGCTTACCCCGGGTGACCTGAAAAGCCTGATCCAAACCGGTGAAAGCAGCTTTTTGGAATTCAAGCATAGCGTAGCATCTCCCGAAAAAATTGCCCGGGAAATTGCGGCATTTGCTAATACAAAAGGCGGCACTATCCTGATAGGTGTGGAAGACAACGGCGAAATGATTGGTGTGGAAGGGTACCACGAGGAGGAGTTTTGGCTGAATCAGGCTGCTTCTGAAGAATGCATTCCTGAGGTGCCAATCAGTATAGAACTGGTAAACCTTGGCGAGCGTGATGTGCTGATTGTAAAAGTACCGGAGGCCGAAGAAAAGCCGGTGTATGTGAAAGGAAAGAAAGTTCGGCAGGTGTATGTCCGCCTGGAGGATGAAAGCGTGGTTGCCAGTGATGAATATATTGAGGTGCTGAAGCAGAACTACTCTGAAGAAGGCTTCACGTTTGAGTATGGGGAAAAAGAACAGCAATTGTTTCGTTTTCTGAATGAATACGGAGACATCACGGTTAAGAGGTTCTCGCTGCTGATAAGTGTGACCACCTATCGAGCGGCTAAGATTTTGGTGAATTTAGTGAGTGCCGGCGTTCTTGATTTGTTTGAGAAAGACGGGGTTACGCATTATACATTTTCCAAAAAAAGTTCGTAA
- a CDS encoding TMEM14 family protein, protein MGKLSDDEIRQIVQKATLLQKYGEQSSSGKHADTNEEIQSLYEISDEIGIPRKFAYEAYMELGGIPVQEPMVIDNHDFNSTSVVGYARGTVDKELFDELKGQAEYHFNTLGKVTRRRNKYLWKAKPVGPSKFIASANSPEIEFEQIDGNTKVTVSQSLKTLNKLYLPGIAVAFGGFMLFAGTIFGQTGNEVAPPLIVSLLILTASVFYARFINSRKKKRKKDLQEFSETLLGKIERHLKSTMHSTQMEQEEEKGQIDIPENEYEEEGVEKDSRSRIK, encoded by the coding sequence ATGGGAAAGCTCTCCGACGACGAAATCCGGCAAATTGTCCAAAAAGCCACACTCCTACAGAAGTATGGAGAACAAAGCTCTTCCGGTAAACACGCTGACACCAACGAGGAAATCCAATCTTTGTATGAGATCAGCGACGAGATAGGAATCCCCCGCAAGTTTGCATACGAAGCTTATATGGAACTGGGCGGAATCCCGGTTCAGGAACCGATGGTAATCGACAACCATGATTTTAACAGTACTTCGGTTGTAGGATATGCCAGAGGCACGGTAGATAAGGAGCTTTTCGATGAGTTAAAAGGTCAGGCAGAGTATCACTTTAATACCTTAGGGAAGGTGACCCGGCGAAGAAATAAGTACCTTTGGAAAGCCAAGCCTGTGGGGCCCTCGAAATTCATTGCCTCTGCTAATTCTCCGGAAATTGAGTTTGAACAAATTGATGGAAATACAAAAGTAACGGTTTCCCAAAGCCTGAAAACCCTCAACAAACTGTATCTCCCGGGAATTGCCGTTGCCTTTGGTGGATTTATGCTGTTTGCCGGTACCATATTTGGTCAAACAGGCAATGAAGTCGCTCCTCCTCTCATTGTTTCACTGCTTATTCTTACCGCTTCCGTGTTTTATGCCCGGTTCATAAACAGCCGCAAAAAGAAACGGAAAAAAGACCTTCAGGAATTTTCAGAGACCTTGTTGGGCAAAATCGAACGCCACCTTAAATCTACCATGCACTCTACCCAGATGGAACAGGAAGAAGAAAAAGGACAAATCGACATTCCTGAAAATGAATATGAAGAAGAAGGTGTTGAGAAAGATTCACGATCACGAATTAAATAA
- a CDS encoding type II toxin-antitoxin system VapC family toxin yields MQTKMIVDTNIFIDFLKGNKDAVHFIQKNQPVSTSVVVVSELYSGVKTKAEMNELSSFLSFVNKIDVTEGIARKAGFLRRKYHKSHGIKIPDAIIAATAEQQGVPIATLDKKHFSVLTNNLIIPY; encoded by the coding sequence ATGCAGACAAAGATGATCGTTGATACCAATATTTTTATTGATTTCCTGAAGGGAAATAAAGATGCGGTACACTTTATCCAAAAGAATCAGCCTGTTTCTACATCAGTAGTTGTTGTTTCAGAATTATACTCCGGAGTGAAGACTAAGGCTGAAATGAATGAATTGAGCTCATTTTTATCCTTTGTAAACAAAATTGATGTAACTGAGGGTATTGCCAGAAAAGCAGGATTCCTGAGACGCAAATACCACAAAAGCCACGGAATTAAAATACCGGATGCGATTATTGCAGCTACAGCTGAACAACAGGGTGTGCCAATCGCTACACTCGATAAAAAGCATTTCTCAGTTTTAACTAACAACCTGATTATCCCATATTAA
- a CDS encoding HesB/IscA family protein — protein MSVQEENLDDVISSLIDVDEEEETATPQPITEKDYQKEELTGEPVVLTERAARQLEKIKQQEEMDDNLYLRVAVDGGGCSGLSYKLGLDYRTDEDNVYESHGVEIIVAPKHLMYLEGMQIDYPDGLDARGFTFDNPNAVENCGCGTSFAI, from the coding sequence ATGAGTGTTCAAGAAGAAAATTTAGATGATGTAATTTCCTCATTGATTGATGTGGATGAAGAAGAGGAAACGGCTACACCTCAGCCTATCACCGAAAAAGACTACCAAAAAGAAGAGCTGACCGGCGAACCTGTAGTGCTTACCGAACGGGCCGCCCGGCAGCTAGAGAAAATCAAACAGCAGGAAGAGATGGATGATAACCTGTATCTGCGGGTTGCTGTTGATGGAGGAGGCTGCTCTGGTTTAAGCTATAAACTTGGCCTCGACTACCGCACCGATGAGGATAATGTGTATGAAAGTCATGGAGTGGAAATTATCGTAGCTCCGAAACACCTTATGTACTTAGAGGGAATGCAGATCGACTATCCCGATGGATTAGACGCGCGCGGTTTCACCTTCGACAATCCCAATGCCGTTGAAAACTGTGGCTGCGGTACTTCTTTCGCTATCTAA